In one window of candidate division WOR-3 bacterium DNA:
- a CDS encoding type Z 30S ribosomal protein S14 yields MARRCWIVKSGQEPKFKVRKHNRCQRCFRSRAVYREFMLCRLCFRDLALRGEIPGLRKATW; encoded by the coding sequence ATGGCGCGCCGCTGCTGGATCGTCAAGTCAGGACAAGAGCCGAAGTTCAAGGTGCGAAAGCACAATCGGTGTCAGCGCTGCTTCCGCTCCCGTGCGGTCTACCGCGAATTCATGCTCTGCCGACTTTGCTTCCGCGACCTCGCTCTGCGAGGCGAGATACCGGGTTTGCGCAAGGCGACCTGGTGA
- a CDS encoding 50S ribosomal protein L23, with translation MTEPTRVVLSHVVTEKAERLKAEQSRYTFKVSPTANKIEIRDAVERLFKVHVREVRVMNYLGKMRRMGRFAGRRSDWKKAVVTLKQGERIESLER, from the coding sequence ATGACTGAGCCTACCCGAGTAGTCTTGAGCCACGTGGTAACAGAGAAGGCGGAGCGGCTCAAGGCTGAGCAGTCGCGGTACACGTTCAAGGTGTCACCAACCGCCAACAAGATTGAGATTCGTGATGCGGTTGAGCGGCTTTTCAAGGTCCACGTGCGCGAGGTTCGGGTAATGAACTACCTGGGCAAGATGCGGCGCATGGGTAGGTTCGCGGGCCGCCGTTCGGACTGGAAGAAGGCGGTGGTGACTCTCAAGCAGGGGGAGCGAATCGAGAGTCTGGAGCGCTAG
- the rpsJ gene encoding 30S ribosomal protein S10: MSLIRSAKKIRIKLKAYDHRILDQSAKDIVDVAKRTGAQVSGPVPLPTKRTLFTVLRSPHVDKKSREQFELRVHKRLIEISNATAEMVDALMKLEVPAGVEVEIKSA; this comes from the coding sequence ATGAGTTTGATAAGAAGTGCAAAGAAGATACGCATCAAGCTGAAGGCGTACGACCACCGTATCCTTGACCAGAGCGCCAAGGACATCGTGGACGTCGCGAAGCGCACCGGAGCCCAGGTTTCCGGACCAGTGCCGCTTCCGACCAAGCGTACGTTGTTCACCGTGCTTCGGTCGCCTCACGTTGATAAGAAGTCCCGCGAGCAATTTGAACTGCGAGTGCACAAGCGTCTGATAGAGATATCCAACGCTACGGCAGAAATGGTCGATGCCTTGATGAAGCTGGAAGTGCCGGCGGGGGTAGAGGTGGAGATCAAGTCGGCATGA
- the rplP gene encoding 50S ribosomal protein L16 encodes MLMPKRVKYRRAMRGRMSGKATRANRVDFGDQGLMALEPCWITARQIEAARICLSKSLKRAGKMWIRIFPDKPVSKKAAESRMGKGKGTPEFWVAVVKPGTVMFELGGLTQAESNVALRQAGSKMPCRTRVVIRGEMSYEGF; translated from the coding sequence ATGTTGATGCCGAAGCGAGTGAAGTACCGCCGCGCGATGCGGGGTCGGATGAGCGGAAAGGCCACGCGTGCGAACCGCGTCGACTTCGGTGATCAGGGATTGATGGCACTGGAGCCATGCTGGATTACGGCACGCCAGATAGAAGCCGCGAGGATATGCCTTTCCAAGTCGCTCAAGCGAGCCGGCAAGATGTGGATAAGGATCTTTCCAGACAAGCCGGTGTCCAAGAAGGCCGCCGAATCCCGAATGGGAAAAGGCAAGGGAACGCCGGAGTTCTGGGTAGCGGTGGTGAAACCGGGTACCGTGATGTTCGAGCTGGGAGGTCTAACCCAGGCCGAATCCAACGTGGCCCTGCGTCAGGCCGGCAGCAAGATGCCGTGCCGCACCCGGGTAGTGATTCGTGGAGAGATGAGTTATGAAGGCTTCTGA
- the nusA gene encoding transcription termination factor NusA, with protein MNKEIANLIVQIARIRNVDVTYVCETLRASIVAGLRRRYGPDTEADAEITAETGDIRVFLAKNVVERVASTAREISVGDAQAISASAQAGDMMRVEVPLDELGRIAIRKASDELVLKLREAERTKLYDEFCKKKGEIVTGTIQKIGRDEIIINLGLIEAALPNHEQLKADHYRQGLPIKAYVNRVEKTPIGPRVYLSRTHPEFLRKLLAREVPEIREAVVEIKGIARSPGFRSKVAVTSLDEKVDPVGACVGYRKSRIENIIKELSGEKVDIVQWSKDQQVFISRALGPAKVALVLKEGDTHIVVVPDAEFSIAIGKKGQNVWLASLLCGVKIEVLKETDYRNRIIMSKAGAIPLAKLALEEALMAKLTGAGLGSAFDLLNATPEDLARITELAPEAVEPLKQQARDAVWRVHEGKPVFTPPPQPATPASAPSPETPAATAPESGPSPTPTPEA; from the coding sequence ATGAACAAGGAAATTGCCAACCTTATCGTCCAGATTGCTCGGATACGCAACGTTGATGTCACCTACGTCTGCGAAACCCTGCGCGCCAGCATCGTCGCGGGCCTGCGCCGGCGCTATGGTCCGGACACCGAAGCCGACGCCGAAATCACTGCCGAGACCGGCGACATCCGCGTCTTCCTCGCCAAGAATGTGGTCGAACGCGTCGCCAGCACCGCCCGCGAAATCTCGGTCGGCGACGCCCAGGCGATAAGCGCGTCGGCCCAGGCTGGCGACATGATGCGGGTCGAGGTACCACTCGACGAGTTGGGCCGGATCGCCATCCGCAAGGCTTCGGACGAACTGGTGCTGAAGTTGCGCGAGGCCGAACGCACCAAGCTCTACGACGAGTTCTGCAAGAAGAAGGGCGAAATCGTCACCGGCACCATCCAGAAGATCGGCCGCGACGAGATCATCATCAACCTCGGCTTGATTGAGGCGGCGCTCCCCAACCACGAGCAGCTCAAGGCGGACCACTATCGCCAGGGACTACCGATCAAGGCCTACGTCAACCGGGTTGAGAAGACGCCCATCGGCCCGCGCGTCTATCTTTCGCGCACCCATCCTGAGTTTCTGCGGAAGCTGCTGGCCCGCGAGGTGCCGGAAATCCGCGAGGCGGTCGTGGAGATCAAGGGCATCGCCCGTTCACCGGGCTTCCGTTCCAAGGTCGCGGTCACGTCACTCGACGAAAAAGTCGACCCGGTCGGCGCCTGCGTCGGGTACCGCAAGTCGCGCATCGAGAACATAATCAAGGAGCTCTCGGGCGAGAAGGTAGACATCGTCCAGTGGAGCAAGGACCAGCAGGTCTTCATCTCCAGGGCGCTGGGTCCGGCCAAAGTCGCCCTCGTACTCAAGGAAGGAGACACCCACATTGTCGTGGTCCCTGACGCCGAGTTCTCGATTGCCATCGGGAAGAAGGGCCAGAACGTCTGGCTCGCCAGCCTGCTCTGTGGCGTGAAGATCGAGGTTTTGAAAGAGACCGACTACCGCAACCGTATCATTATGAGCAAGGCCGGCGCGATTCCGCTGGCCAAGCTCGCACTCGAAGAAGCGCTCATGGCGAAGTTGACCGGCGCCGGACTCGGCAGCGCGTTCGACCTTTTGAACGCCACGCCTGAGGACCTCGCCCGCATCACCGAGCTTGCTCCCGAGGCCGTCGAGCCGCTTAAGCAGCAGGCGCGTGACGCGGT
- the rplF gene encoding 50S ribosomal protein L6 — translation MAKSYRSLAIPAGVEVKVQPGQVAVKGKLGALVVNVLPGLTVKVADGQVVVDCEPSVPRVHVGSLRAHIGNAFVGVTQGYQKVLELRGMGYKAQKTKEGVQVSCGFSHPVDFSAPAGVTMDVSQVPDPDDTKLQMFEIVVRGSDRHVVGQLAAVIHGTKPPDVYRGKGIRYKGQHVRKKQGKRAAGTQTA, via the coding sequence ATGGCCAAGTCGTATCGATCACTGGCGATTCCGGCGGGTGTGGAAGTGAAGGTCCAGCCTGGCCAGGTAGCCGTCAAAGGCAAGCTGGGGGCTTTGGTGGTGAACGTTCTCCCGGGCCTCACGGTGAAGGTCGCCGACGGCCAGGTGGTGGTGGACTGTGAGCCGTCCGTGCCTCGGGTCCATGTTGGCTCTCTGCGGGCCCACATCGGCAATGCCTTCGTGGGGGTGACGCAGGGCTATCAGAAGGTGCTGGAACTGCGCGGCATGGGATACAAGGCGCAAAAGACGAAGGAAGGCGTTCAGGTTTCCTGCGGTTTCTCGCATCCGGTCGACTTCAGCGCGCCTGCAGGTGTGACGATGGATGTCAGCCAAGTGCCTGATCCAGACGACACCAAGCTGCAGATGTTCGAGATAGTGGTACGCGGATCAGACCGACATGTCGTCGGTCAGTTGGCCGCCGTCATTCACGGCACCAAGCCGCCCGACGTCTATCGTGGCAAGGGCATCCGGTACAAGGGACAGCACGTGCGCAAGAAGCAGGGCAAGCGCGCGGCCGGCACCCAGACGGCCTAG
- a CDS encoding 50S ribosomal protein L29, whose product MKASELREMTQDEIRRKLAELRDEQFKLRLRRSAEQLPNPLRLRLLRRDVARCLTVLRAKEMETESAEKKNA is encoded by the coding sequence ATGAAGGCTTCTGAGTTGCGCGAGATGACGCAGGATGAGATTCGACGAAAGCTGGCCGAGCTGCGTGATGAGCAGTTCAAGCTCAGGCTGCGCCGGTCTGCCGAGCAGCTGCCGAATCCGCTCCGGCTGCGGTTGCTGAGACGAGATGTTGCCCGTTGCCTGACTGTTTTGCGCGCCAAGGAAATGGAAACGGAGTCCGCGGAGAAGAAGAATGCTTGA
- the rplN gene encoding 50S ribosomal protein L14 — translation MIQDFSRLVVTDNSGARLAMVIRVYGGSRRRFGWLGDTVMVTVKDALPNGTVKAGEKSKAIVVRCRKEHRRPDGTYVRFDDNACVLVDEKGEPKGTRVFGPVARELRERKYTKIVSLAAEVV, via the coding sequence ATGATTCAGGATTTCAGCCGACTCGTGGTGACTGACAATTCCGGAGCCCGGCTGGCGATGGTGATCAGGGTCTACGGTGGTTCGCGGCGCAGGTTCGGCTGGCTGGGCGACACGGTGATGGTTACGGTCAAGGACGCTCTGCCGAACGGTACGGTCAAAGCCGGGGAGAAGTCCAAGGCTATCGTCGTGCGCTGCCGCAAGGAGCACAGACGCCCGGACGGAACCTACGTGCGCTTTGACGACAACGCATGCGTGCTGGTTGATGAGAAGGGCGAGCCGAAGGGTACGCGCGTTTTCGGACCCGTGGCGCGCGAATTGCGAGAGCGGAAGTACACGAAGATTGTCTCGCTGGCTGCAGAGGTGGTTTGA
- the rpsH gene encoding 30S ribosomal protein S8 codes for MDAFADFLTRIRNGFRIRQREVSAPYARMKYELARVLLEEGFISNFQVEGEGHHKRIIISLKYDEDGASVIRGIEMISRQSRRLHVGVDQIPKVIGGLGVAVLTTSRGVMTDRDARRKRVGGEPICKVW; via the coding sequence TTGGACGCGTTTGCTGATTTCTTGACCCGCATCCGGAACGGCTTCCGCATCCGGCAGAGGGAAGTTTCCGCACCGTACGCGCGTATGAAGTACGAGCTTGCCCGCGTGCTTCTGGAGGAAGGCTTCATCAGCAATTTCCAGGTTGAGGGCGAGGGTCACCACAAGCGCATCATAATCAGCTTGAAGTACGACGAGGATGGTGCGTCGGTGATTCGTGGCATCGAGATGATATCCCGTCAGAGCCGCCGGCTGCATGTCGGGGTCGACCAGATTCCCAAGGTCATTGGCGGTCTGGGCGTCGCGGTTCTAACGACGTCGCGGGGAGTGATGACTGACCGCGACGCGCGCCGCAAGCGTGTCGGCGGAGAGCCAATCTGCAAGGTCTGGTAG
- the rplD gene encoding 50S ribosomal protein L4: MDLLTITGAVKGQVELPAALFDQKGKKGLVWESVKCYLANQRQGNACTKTRAEVSGTGKKPHRQKHTGHARQGSRRSPQFVGGGIAWGARPRDYYYELPKKLRRQALALALSARKGEEAVTVVEDFELPQPKTSEMVKVLKGLNLNGKVLLLTGAASETLKRASRNLPGLTVTTARLVNTYDVVSHERIVLTESALKQLETRAI; the protein is encoded by the coding sequence GTGGATCTGCTGACGATAACCGGCGCGGTGAAGGGGCAAGTCGAGTTGCCGGCCGCGTTGTTTGACCAGAAGGGCAAGAAGGGCCTGGTGTGGGAGTCGGTCAAGTGCTATCTGGCGAACCAGCGTCAGGGCAACGCCTGCACCAAGACCCGGGCCGAAGTCTCCGGCACCGGCAAGAAGCCGCACCGCCAGAAGCATACTGGCCATGCGCGCCAGGGATCGAGACGCTCGCCGCAATTCGTTGGCGGTGGTATTGCCTGGGGTGCCAGGCCTCGAGACTACTACTACGAGCTGCCCAAGAAACTCCGACGTCAGGCGCTGGCGCTGGCTCTGAGCGCGAGGAAGGGCGAGGAGGCGGTCACGGTAGTAGAGGATTTCGAACTGCCTCAGCCCAAGACGAGTGAGATGGTCAAAGTGCTCAAGGGACTGAATCTCAACGGCAAGGTGCTGCTGCTTACTGGCGCAGCTTCCGAGACCCTGAAACGCGCCAGTAGGAATCTGCCGGGCTTGACCGTAACAACCGCGCGGCTGGTAAACACATATGACGTTGTCTCACATGAGCGGATTGTACTCACCGAGTCGGCCCTGAAGCAGCTTGAGACGAGGGCGATATGA
- a CDS encoding 50S ribosomal protein L3 codes for MKALIGQKGIMAQLYDERGVVVPATEVKVGECVVVGKRTQELNGYEALQIGFGAVSKRKSKKSLLGFYKKAGVPPARSLQEILVDKIADYHVGQKLGVDVFALGDRVHVTGITRGRGFTGGMKRWGWHGGPASHGSMFSRRIGSLGSGTTPGRPLKGRTGAGHYGVEQVTIRNLSIVKLDREKGVLYVNGAIPGFRGSLVLIRKRA; via the coding sequence ATGAAAGCACTCATCGGTCAGAAAGGCATCATGGCCCAGCTCTACGATGAGAGGGGCGTAGTTGTGCCGGCGACCGAGGTGAAGGTCGGCGAGTGCGTTGTCGTCGGAAAGCGCACGCAGGAGCTGAACGGCTACGAGGCGCTTCAGATCGGCTTCGGAGCGGTGTCGAAGCGCAAGTCTAAGAAGTCGCTGCTTGGCTTCTACAAGAAAGCAGGAGTGCCGCCAGCCAGATCCCTGCAGGAGATACTGGTTGACAAGATTGCCGACTACCATGTCGGTCAGAAGCTGGGCGTGGACGTGTTTGCCCTGGGCGACCGGGTGCACGTGACCGGCATCACTCGGGGACGGGGGTTCACCGGGGGAATGAAGCGCTGGGGTTGGCACGGCGGCCCGGCCTCGCACGGCTCGATGTTCAGTCGCAGAATCGGTTCGCTTGGTTCGGGTACGACCCCGGGACGCCCGCTGAAGGGGCGGACAGGGGCAGGTCACTACGGTGTCGAACAGGTCACAATCCGGAACTTGTCAATCGTCAAGCTCGATCGCGAGAAGGGCGTGTTGTACGTGAACGGTGCGATACCCGGCTTCCGAGGGAGTCTGGTTCTGATCAGGAAGAGGGCGTAG
- the rplE gene encoding 50S ribosomal protein L5 — protein MTPRLKQDYLKRVVPAMTVRFGYKNRHQVPRLLKVVVNTTTKDAVADGKVLDLISEDIGVITGQRPCRTVAKRDLSTYKIRSGMPLGVKVTLRGDRMFEFIDRLFNFASPRIRDFHGFKPDSFDGRGGYSMGLQEQAIFPELEVSKVKKIFGMNITFHTSAKHDDEARALLAELGLPFAKGK, from the coding sequence ATGACACCCAGGCTAAAGCAGGACTACCTGAAGCGCGTCGTGCCGGCGATGACGGTGCGTTTCGGCTACAAGAACCGACACCAGGTTCCGCGTCTGCTGAAGGTCGTGGTCAATACGACGACCAAGGATGCCGTCGCCGACGGGAAGGTGCTTGACCTGATCAGTGAGGATATCGGCGTAATTACCGGCCAGAGGCCCTGTCGCACCGTGGCGAAGCGCGACCTCTCAACGTACAAGATCCGTTCAGGTATGCCGCTGGGCGTGAAGGTGACGCTCCGGGGAGACCGGATGTTTGAGTTCATAGACCGCCTGTTCAACTTCGCCTCACCCCGGATCCGTGACTTCCATGGGTTCAAGCCGGACTCATTCGACGGGCGGGGAGGCTACAGTATGGGACTACAGGAGCAGGCGATATTCCCGGAGCTGGAAGTCTCCAAGGTGAAGAAGATATTTGGCATGAACATTACTTTCCATACTTCCGCCAAGCATGACGACGAGGCCCGGGCCTTGCTCGCCGAACTCGGGCTGCCGTTCGCCAAGGGTAAGTAG
- the rpsS gene encoding 30S ribosomal protein S19, which translates to MGRSIKKGPYIDQKLFRRVRQQVEAGEKRTVKTYARRSVIPPEFVGHTIAVHNGRQFLPVYVTERMVGHRLGEFSPTRTFRQHSGVRKEKAEEKKS; encoded by the coding sequence GTGGGGCGTTCAATCAAGAAGGGCCCGTACATCGATCAGAAGCTCTTCCGCCGTGTGCGCCAGCAAGTTGAGGCTGGCGAGAAGAGGACGGTCAAGACCTATGCCCGCCGGAGCGTTATTCCTCCCGAGTTCGTCGGCCACACGATCGCGGTTCACAACGGCCGACAGTTTCTGCCGGTGTACGTGACCGAGAGGATGGTGGGACACCGACTTGGTGAGTTCTCTCCGACGCGGACGTTCCGGCAGCATTCGGGCGTGCGCAAGGAAAAGGCCGAAGAGAAGAAGAGCTAG
- the rpsQ gene encoding 30S ribosomal protein S17: MLENRRKVVGKVASAKMQKTVVVTVQRLELHPKYKKYIRKRTKLYAHDERAECKEGDRVELIETRPMSRMKRWRVVKKL, encoded by the coding sequence ATGCTTGAGAATCGGCGTAAAGTCGTAGGCAAAGTGGCGTCGGCCAAGATGCAGAAGACGGTTGTCGTTACCGTACAGCGTCTGGAGCTGCATCCCAAGTATAAGAAGTATATTCGCAAGCGGACAAAGCTATACGCGCATGACGAACGTGCCGAGTGCAAAGAGGGTGATCGCGTTGAGCTCATCGAGACCAGGCCGATGTCCAGAATGAAGCGCTGGCGGGTGGTGAAGAAGCTATGA
- the rplB gene encoding 50S ribosomal protein L2 produces MGIKTYRPMTPSRRYYMVDTFDDITRQKPHASLLRPLPKSGGRNNTGRKTNKWIGGGEKQQYRVIDFLRDKTGIPGKVVSVEYDPNRTPRIALVCYADGEYRYILCSQGMKVGDTVGSGSGLPIRDGNAMPLSEVPVGVEIHNLQLYPRSRSFLVRSAGTAAQLLNKEEDMAVIKLPSGEIRRFHLACMATVGRLSCPEHKDISIGKAGRSRHMGIRPVSRAVAMNPIDHPMGGGEGKSSGGRHPCSERGIPAKGYKTRNRKKKSSRMIVQRRKR; encoded by the coding sequence ATGGGCATCAAGACCTACCGCCCGATGACACCTTCTCGGCGCTACTACATGGTGGATACGTTCGACGACATCACCCGCCAGAAGCCACACGCATCACTGCTGAGACCGCTACCCAAGTCTGGCGGCAGGAACAACACCGGCCGGAAGACGAACAAGTGGATAGGCGGAGGCGAGAAGCAGCAGTACCGGGTTATAGACTTTCTTCGCGACAAGACCGGGATTCCGGGCAAGGTCGTTTCAGTCGAGTATGACCCCAATCGAACTCCCAGAATCGCACTGGTCTGCTACGCTGACGGTGAGTATCGCTACATTCTCTGCTCCCAAGGAATGAAGGTGGGGGACACCGTTGGTTCGGGCAGCGGCCTGCCGATCCGCGATGGCAACGCGATGCCGCTCTCGGAAGTGCCGGTCGGGGTCGAGATTCACAACCTGCAACTCTACCCGCGCAGTCGTTCGTTCCTGGTGCGTTCGGCGGGAACGGCTGCCCAGTTGCTGAACAAAGAGGAAGACATGGCAGTCATCAAGCTGCCGTCCGGAGAGATCCGGCGGTTCCATCTTGCCTGCATGGCGACCGTGGGGAGGCTGTCTTGTCCTGAGCACAAGGACATTTCCATCGGCAAGGCCGGCCGGTCTCGTCATATGGGCATCAGACCGGTGTCGCGAGCCGTCGCCATGAACCCGATTGACCACCCTATGGGCGGTGGTGAGGGAAAGAGCTCTGGCGGCCGACATCCCTGCTCCGAACGCGGGATTCCGGCCAAGGGCTACAAGACCCGCAACCGAAAGAAGAAGTCGAGCCGTATGATCGTCCAGAGGAGAAAGAGATAG
- the rplX gene encoding 50S ribosomal protein L24: MHLRKGDLVEVLAGEERGRRGKVLRLKMDKDSCRYRIFVEGLNLSKKHQRARGAGKPGGIVDLPNALDASNVALLCPKCGKRTKVRREPHEGRRVRICRKCEEIIDV; the protein is encoded by the coding sequence ATGCACCTGCGCAAAGGCGATTTGGTTGAGGTCCTTGCCGGTGAAGAGCGGGGTCGTCGAGGCAAGGTCCTGCGCCTGAAAATGGACAAGGACAGCTGCCGGTACCGCATCTTTGTTGAGGGTCTCAACCTCTCCAAGAAGCACCAGCGTGCCCGCGGCGCGGGCAAGCCGGGCGGGATTGTCGACCTGCCCAACGCTTTGGATGCTTCCAATGTCGCGCTTCTGTGTCCCAAGTGCGGCAAGCGGACCAAGGTGCGACGGGAGCCACATGAGGGTCGGCGTGTGCGCATCTGCCGGAAGTGCGAAGAGATTATTGACGTATGA
- the rpsC gene encoding 30S ribosomal protein S3, producing MGQKTHPIGFRLGISKDWKSSWFSKRGYSAYLHEDLKVRRYIETKLADAMISDVLIKRVANRTTVTVFTARPGMVFGTRRQALDGLREELKALIGRDVQIMVEVVRVPELESKLVAQNVARQLEQRVAHRRAMKRAVTQAMRLGAPGIKVMVAGRLGGHEIARTEWYREGRVPLHTLKADIDYATDVAKTIAGTVGVKVWIYKGDAGVGERA from the coding sequence ATGGGACAGAAGACGCACCCGATCGGGTTCCGGCTCGGGATAAGCAAGGACTGGAAGTCATCCTGGTTCTCGAAGCGGGGCTACAGCGCATACCTGCACGAGGACCTGAAGGTACGCCGCTACATCGAGACGAAGCTTGCCGATGCCATGATTTCCGATGTCCTGATCAAGCGAGTGGCCAACAGGACCACAGTGACCGTTTTCACGGCGCGGCCGGGGATGGTGTTTGGTACGCGCCGTCAGGCACTGGACGGGTTGCGTGAGGAACTTAAGGCACTGATCGGGCGAGATGTGCAGATCATGGTCGAGGTCGTGCGGGTGCCGGAACTTGAATCCAAATTGGTCGCCCAGAACGTGGCGAGGCAACTTGAGCAGCGAGTCGCGCATCGCCGGGCTATGAAGCGGGCCGTGACCCAGGCGATGCGGCTTGGCGCCCCGGGCATCAAGGTGATGGTGGCAGGTCGCCTCGGTGGGCACGAGATCGCCCGGACGGAGTGGTATCGCGAAGGCCGCGTACCCCTGCATACACTGAAAGCCGACATCGACTATGCTACCGACGTTGCCAAGACTATTGCCGGTACCGTGGGCGTCAAGGTCTGGATCTACAAAGGCGACGCAGGTGTAGGTGAGAGGGCATAG
- a CDS encoding tetratricopeptide repeat protein, producing the protein MGLRHPVYAVVLCALVAVLVYIPTLKYQLVWDDLGIVVQNQSSPLQSFARSFWYGGGAGVLGDDPYYRPLVNFSLGVDELIAGHRAWYFHMVNVLLHAVLVCLACVVVWQLFGSVQAVLVAGMVGAVHPFAADSVAYVSGRTDLLAGAGLLVALLGLLRLQKRHDWAAVAMIWAGFAVGVLSKETAVMFAVVAGVWVLGPGLRRARRTDWIALAGVCFLFVAYVAARYAVLGNAVGTGVGSSGGAWLVLSLDNFGRLLLRSVWPWGQGVFVWSTAGSGRLSWFVVVSFLYMALPLVLRRMRQSREALLFWFWGLVMLLPFAGFAGFGPVGRLLYVPGIGFVLLALYAGREGTRGHRGARSGAVVITLAYCALLALIALPQRMRVWQDGNTLFSRMIQEAPLYPAGHFNRAHDLRRRADVDGAIAEYRRAIELDPSMALAYSNLGALLQSRGELAEAESLYLRTIGLRPNYALAWNNLAIVRYKRGDGAGAVHAFRRAIQLKPDDAGAVYNLGRVYQQAGIADSAASMFRRAYRLDPGNPQIRASYEQTHGQGP; encoded by the coding sequence ATGGGCCTCAGACACCCCGTCTACGCTGTGGTTCTGTGCGCGCTCGTCGCGGTGCTCGTCTACATTCCCACCCTGAAGTACCAGCTGGTCTGGGATGACCTCGGCATAGTGGTGCAGAACCAGTCGTCGCCGCTCCAGTCCTTTGCCCGTTCTTTCTGGTATGGCGGCGGAGCCGGAGTGCTGGGAGACGATCCGTACTATCGCCCGCTGGTGAACTTCAGCCTGGGGGTGGATGAGTTGATCGCCGGGCACCGAGCTTGGTACTTCCACATGGTGAACGTGCTATTGCACGCGGTCCTGGTGTGCCTGGCCTGCGTCGTGGTCTGGCAGTTGTTCGGTTCTGTCCAGGCGGTACTGGTTGCCGGCATGGTGGGCGCGGTACACCCGTTCGCAGCGGACAGCGTTGCCTATGTCAGCGGTCGTACCGATCTGCTGGCAGGCGCCGGGTTGCTGGTCGCTCTCCTCGGTCTTCTGCGATTGCAGAAGCGGCACGACTGGGCCGCCGTCGCGATGATATGGGCCGGGTTTGCCGTCGGGGTGCTCTCCAAAGAAACTGCTGTCATGTTCGCCGTGGTTGCCGGAGTCTGGGTGCTAGGTCCCGGGCTGAGGCGAGCGCGTCGCACAGACTGGATTGCTCTAGCTGGCGTGTGCTTTCTCTTTGTGGCCTATGTTGCCGCTCGCTACGCCGTACTGGGAAACGCGGTTGGTACCGGGGTCGGAAGCAGCGGCGGGGCGTGGCTGGTGCTGTCGCTGGACAACTTCGGACGACTGCTGTTGAGGTCGGTGTGGCCCTGGGGGCAGGGGGTGTTTGTCTGGTCCACGGCAGGTTCCGGCCGGCTCTCTTGGTTTGTCGTCGTCAGTTTCTTGTACATGGCGTTGCCGCTAGTGCTGCGACGGATGCGCCAGTCACGCGAAGCTCTTCTTTTCTGGTTCTGGGGGCTAGTGATGCTGCTGCCCTTCGCGGGGTTCGCCGGGTTCGGTCCGGTCGGCAGGCTCTTGTATGTCCCGGGTATCGGGTTCGTGTTGCTCGCGCTGTACGCAGGCCGCGAAGGGACAAGGGGTCATCGTGGGGCTCGGTCCGGAGCGGTCGTCATCACGCTCGCGTATTGCGCGCTGCTCGCGCTGATTGCTCTGCCTCAGCGCATGAGGGTCTGGCAGGACGGCAACACCCTGTTCAGCAGGATGATACAGGAGGCGCCACTGTACCCGGCAGGCCACTTCAATCGTGCCCATGATCTGCGCCGGCGCGCGGACGTCGACGGAGCAATCGCCGAGTACCGGAGGGCGATTGAGTTGGATCCGAGCATGGCACTCGCGTACTCCAACCTCGGCGCACTGCTGCAATCCAGGGGCGAACTGGCAGAAGCAGAGTCTCTCTATCTGAGGACGATAGGCCTCCGGCCCAACTACGCCCTGGCCTGGAACAACCTCGCCATCGTCCGCTACAAGCGAGGTGACGGTGCCGGCGCAGTACACGCTTTTCGCCGCGCCATCCAGCTGAAGCCGGATGATGCCGGCGCCGTGTACAATCTGGGCCGGGTCTATCAACAGGCCGGGATTGCAGACTCGGCCGCGTCGATGTTCCGACGCGCCTATCGGCTTGACCCGGGCAATCCCCAGATCAGGGCCTCGTATGAGCAGACACACGGGCAGGGGCCATGA
- a CDS encoding 50S ribosomal protein L22 — protein sequence MIEATAIGRFQPGSAKKLALVADLIRGRDVPTALRTMTFLVKPSKAPIMKTLRSAVANAIVKAGKAKLKEEDLVVAEVRVDQGPILKPRRWQPGPRGMATPIRKPTVHVRVRVATKKGVRV from the coding sequence ATGATAGAGGCCACAGCCATCGGTCGATTCCAGCCTGGGTCAGCCAAGAAGCTGGCGCTGGTCGCAGACTTGATTCGCGGCCGGGACGTGCCGACTGCGCTGCGTACGATGACATTCCTGGTCAAGCCTTCCAAGGCACCAATCATGAAGACGTTGCGCTCGGCCGTTGCCAATGCCATCGTGAAGGCAGGCAAGGCGAAGCTGAAGGAAGAGGACCTGGTCGTTGCTGAGGTGCGTGTGGACCAGGGGCCGATTCTCAAGCCCAGACGCTGGCAGCCCGGTCCGCGCGGTATGGCAACGCCGATTCGAAAGCCGACGGTCCACGTCCGGGTCCGGGTCGCTACCAAAAAGGGAGTAAGAGTCTAG